AATTCACCACCACCCATCTGCAAAGCTTTTTTCAATCGCTTTTCATCTTGTTTGGTTTTATCAAAACCCTCAATCCGCTTAGTTGCTAATTCATACACAGTGCGAATTTCTGGAGTCAAATCCTTAAACTGCAATTCCTCCACGGGAATCAGTCGCTTCACAGCAGATTGCAGAGTTTCCACAATTATCGGATCTGTACGGCGATCAATATCCTCAAACCAGCACGATTGTCCATTCCACCGAGCGATAATTTGCTCAAATACTCCAGCCTCAGTTACTAAATGAACTGCGATCGGTTTTACTACCTGCAACCGTTGACGCATATCTGCTTCATTGATGGGATACCCCAACCAAGTTTGTCTTTGCAATTGATGTACTAACCGCAACCGAATTTGCGGAAAATGTTGCAAGTATTCTGCAATTTGGGGTAAGTCAGCTTCTTCAAAAACCTTTGCTGTCTTTGTATCCACAGGCTGAAAAATACCCCAACCTTCAAATTTACTCGGCTTGGGGATGAAGGTATAAACCATTCCCGCTACCCGCGTGCGAACTCGTCCACCTTTGACACATGGCGCGAGAAATTGGGTAGTAAATAACTCAGCTTCTGCACTAGCAATTTGGTTAATTAGCTTACGGATATTAGTCATAAGTAGGTTTCAGATCCCCGACTTCTTTTGAGAAGTCGGGGATCTTAGTAATAAACAATAATTTTAAGATGGCTATATAATCCCGCGTGCAAGTTGATAGAGCATTGCGTTTTCTCAGTTACTAGAGGGACTCCACTGGTGAGTTGTTACACACTCTTTAAAAGATAGCTACTTTCAAGCCAACTTCCCAGTTTCTTCGCACTCCCCTTTCACAAACGCCCACTGATTTGACAGTGTTACTTTTCCTCTCGTACTAGTATGTAGGCTCCAAGAGTCGGGTCACGCAAGAGATGAATTAAGGTTTTTAGCAAAGAGTAAACATTGATTTTTTGCGCCTTTACATCTACTCTTCGAGAAGCCGCTACCGCGTCTATGCGCGAAACAACACATATTCTACTAATCAGCAACACCAAAATTGCTTTAGGTTATCAGGTGCGTCAAGTATAAACATAACGCACCCATTTTCGATTCTACTTATCCTCACGCACAGGCAATGGCATATCTAAAATCTCCATTAGCAAGTCTAGGCGAGAGGGACGTGTTAGCAGTGGAACAAGATTAGGCAAGCTGTAGTAGTCGCCGGCAAAGGTGAAAGTTTCTACAGGTGCTTGCTGCTGCTTGAGTTGAGTTTCTACCCAGTTGTAATAAGTACCAAGACGGACAATTACAACATTAGGCATCACTGCAAACTCACGACAGTAAGTCTTATAGGCTTCACTGAAGTAAGGTGTCGCATTTTCACCTTCATCTGTCACCAGAATAATTTGGTCAACTACCTGCTTTTTCTTCCGCATTGCTTCCAATGCACAGCCTGTACTCGTACCACCGCCTGCATTGATGTGCTGAAAGGCACGCTCCCAATCTGTTAGCTCTTTGCCTTTAGCGGTGACAGGGTAGGGAATGGTATCGAAGGCGTAGACAAACAATTCTGCTTGGGTGATACCAGAGATCAGCGCAGCCAGTTGCTTACCAAGAGCGATCGCACTATCCATTGAACCAGATTTGTCAATCAGCAAAGCGGTTGGGCGGGCAATTGTCCCGCGTCGTTTCACCTGCTCGTTAGTGACTTTTTCTAGTCGCGCAACGGTATCTGCGTCGAAGTCTGCGGTGTCTGCGGCAATCTGCGCCTTGAATGCAGCCACACGCCCACTTTTAGATGCTTCTTCCAGCTTAGAATCAATCAGCTTTTTGACTTCTGGATGATCCATTGCACCCCGCGCCTGGAGTGACTTGAGGTTATTGATCACTTCTTGGGGAGTCATGCTGTTGATTAACGCTACCAACACAACTGGTGTGAGTTGTTTGATTGCACCGATCGCAATAGTATAGGGAATTTTAAATTCCACAATCAACCTTGCTTGTTCTGCGGTACTTTTTGCCTTAGCCAGTTGCTTTAACACATTTGCCAAAGAACCCTCTGGCGGAGTATCGCGGAACAAAATCGCATTTGCGCGTTCGTTTGGCTTGATGTGCAGAGACGCATACAAATGCTTCATTGCTTTACGTCCTCGCAGTGCCGCGCGATCGAATAAAGCTGGATTGCTTTCTCGTGTCTTAAGGTAACGTCGCACCGCAGTCCGCGCTGAACGTGGCATTTTATTTTGCTGCTGCTTCATAAAATCTACTACACGAGCCACCTGATAAGGCGGAAACTCTTGCAGCATCATAAATCCAGCATCTCTGTGTTCAGTTAAATTGCTGGTTAGCAAATGAGCCACAAACACTTCCTTGTGGTCGCGGACATCACCATGACGCTGATACCAAACTGCCAAATGTCCGTAAAATATAGGGTCAAGTTCAACAATTAACTGATGAATTTCTGCGACTTGCTCAAGTTTGCGGTGAGGCGTTGTCAGCAAACTGTTGAGCATTTCTAAACGCAAGTCGCGTTCTGTAGTATTCATAATACCTCCTCAAAAAATTTTAGATTTTGGATTTTAGATTGCAATCTAAAATCTCAAAATTGCAGGAGGCAGATGTTGCACGCGGGGTGATATTGTCACCGCGCAAGTTTTAGAAGCATTTTTGTAACTGATTTAGAGTTATGTAAGCTTCTGCGATCGGGGCGCGGCAACAACTGCCGATATTATGTTATTTGAGAGAAACAACAGCACCAGTTTCCTCTAGTTGCTGTTTGAGAGCTTCAGCCGCTTCTTGATCCAATCCCGACTGCACCACTTGAGGAAGGGAATCTACAAAGTCTTTTGCTTCTTTGAGTCCCATTCCAGTTAGCGTACGGATGACCTTGAGTAAGGTAATCTTTTTTTCCGCCGGAACCGATACCAATAAAACATCAAATTCGGTCTGAATTTGCGGTTGAATTTCATCTTCATCTCGTTTACCAATCCGAACTAATTTCGGTGTGGAACTATCAACATTGAAGGTTGCTTCAATCTGCTTGACTAATTGAGTAGTTTCGTTGGTAGTAAGAGACTTGAGTTGTTCTAAAATTTCTAAAGTTTTCACCGACATAGCAACCTCCAATGAGTTGCATTTAACTCATAGTTGATGATGAATAAAATCACTTCATGTAAGTTGAAAAAGCTGTTGATTCATACACAGGATTTGAACCTGTAAACTCTTGCTTTTAAGTCAAGTGCCTATTCCAATTCGGCTAGTATGTAGGCTTTTGCGGTTAGGACACGAAGTGAAAAATTTTAAGTTTGAGAAAGTTGTTTTAAAATCCATTGAAGTTGTTTTTTATTACACTGTTGTTTTTTTACAGCGTAAACTCCACCGGCTGAACAATACTCATTAAGTACACCTTTAAAAATATCCTTTGTATAATCTTTTGGGTCATAGGGAAAATCTTCAAAAGTAACGAGATACCATATATCGTTTATTTTTTGGTATTGATGATAATTATCAATGGGAATAACGTCATTATTTTTTGGAAAACTCCACTTATGAGCTACTCGCCTTGCTACACAAAGAATCCCAGTTTCTGGATGAACATAGAAGCAATCGCGGTTAATCCCATCTAATTTAATTCCATACCACCGATAAGACTTCCCATACAAGACACCATCAATTATTTCTACGTGGCGTTCAACGAAATCCCACAAGTGACCAATAACGTGTTGTCCTGTCATTGTGTTAGTCTTTAAACGTTGACAGAGTTTGCTATAAACATCATCCCAAGGTTGTCCAACATTAGAGCGCAAAAACCGACGCAAAGGGCCAATCTGATCTGAAGAATGCTTTGTTCTATGTCTGCGGTTAGTGTTAATTATGTAGGGATTGAATAACCCATCTTCAGTTGCTTCTTGGGTGAGTTTATACAGTTGCTTTTTATAGCCTGTCTGCTTTTTTAGACTAATTCTTCTGCCATAACGAGGACGTTCAATCACAACTTCGCTTAAACGATGTTCGCTCATAACTTATGTTATTTGAAGATAGTTTTACTGATGGGGTTTTGTTGCTACATAAGTTATGGGACATCATTGAAATCACCTCTCTATGATTGAATTAATGTTTTAGTTAAATACAATTTCAATTATTGGAATTCCGCACAAGTTAGCAAAGCTATTTCACAGTCGCCTTTACCAATTAGGCTACGCTCCCATTAGTGGAAGCGACAGGAATTGAACCTGTATATCCATTGCTGGATGGTGTGTAGGCTTTACAAGTTAGGGCGCGGAATAAAGTTTTAAATAAATCCGTGTAAGTTCAAAAAGCTTTTTACAACTACGGCCGTTCTTACCAAATATTGGCAGTGGACACGCACGCTAAATCTGCAAGAGACTTAGAAATCATGCTTCGCTTGTTCGATCGCTCGAATTTTACTACCTTAGAGCCGTTATCAATGTGTATGTATGCTTGATGTGTCAGGACACGGAAGATTAGGGTCTTCAACCGTACACAGCTTCAGGTCGAACTATCAAATCACCACTAGGACGACGATCTACAATGTATGCAGAAAGGCGATCGCTATTGACATCTAAATGTCGCGCTACCTGTTCTTTGACTGCTACATCATTCATCTGTGCAACAATTCCTAGTTGTCTTTCTGCAACATCAACAGAACGTCCTTCAAATCGAATATGAACCATGACAATCACCTCTTGTTTAATGACAAATTATTTAATGGATCTGATCGGAATTGAACCGATACCCTCCCTGTGAGAGTTGCACTCACTCCTCATGCAAGTTGAAAAAGCTGTGGTAACACACGCAGGAATCGCACCTGCAACTAATCGTTCTCAAGACGAGCGCTCTACTATTGAGCTAGTATGTAAGCTTTTTCGGTTAGGACACAAGTGGAATCCGGGAACTCTACCGTTAGAGCTACAGACCCATGTTTTGATGATTTGGAACTGGGTTGTTATCTTTATACTACAAATGTAGTATGTAATGTGTGTAATGTCAAGAGGGTAGTTGAATTAAAATTATGCCGTCTTATCTGTTCCCTGTTCTCTTTGTAAAAAGTCTGGTATCTGAGCTTTGAAGTGATTACATATTAGATTGATAATTTTTGATATGAATACCCAAAACTGGTCACAAGAAAGTTATATTAAAGCGTATAAATTCGCGGCGATCGCTCATCAAAATCAGAAGATGCCAGGTTCAGAATTGCCTTATATTATGCACCTGAGTTTTGTGAGTATGGAAATTATTGCAGCTTTGAGCGTGGAAACAGTAGCTGATGGTGATTTGGCAATTCAATGCGCAGTTTTGCATGACACCATCGAAGACACGGATACAACTTTTGAGCAAATTAAAGCTGAGTTTGGTGAAGCAGTCGCCCAAGGTATACTTGCATTAACTAAAGATAATAATCTGGCAAAACATCTTCAAATGGCGGATAGTTTAAGGCGGATAAAACAACAACCGCCAGAAGTCTGGATGGTAAAGTTGGCAGATAGAATCACTAACCTCCAAGCACCGCCACATTACTGGAATCAAGAAAAAATTGCCAAATACCGAGAAGAAGCTATGCAGATATACACAGCTTTGAAAGATGCAAGTCCATTTTTGGCTGCACGGTTGGCTAGTAAAATTGAAGGCTACAAGGCATTTATCAATTCAGAGGATGTTTAAACCAGTTGAAATCAGGTAAATTATGCACTGTTGATGTGAGTTTTCTAACTAGTAAGGGAAGACTACTATTAGTTGCGTGTCAATAGAACTAAAGGAAGGGATTTTGATATTTCATTAATTTTCCTTTAAAACATTGCTATTGAAGATTCTTCACTTTAGATATCCAGGGGAAAACTCCATTATGATTCAAACATCTTTACTGGACGATGAGATAAAATCATTAGAATTACCGATAGAACGTGATCAGTTTCTGCGGACTATCATTCGAGAATTAGCTGGAACTTTGCAAGATGTGGTTGGTATTGAAGAAGCAGCAGGTTTTTTGAATGTAGTTGGCTATCGAACTGGTCAGCACGTCAACCAGATATATCATAACGGATTGCAACTATCTAATCTCTCCCGTGAGCAGGTAACAGCAGTTCTTGTCGATTGGAAACGCCGGATTCAAGGCGACTTTTATGTAATTGAAGAAAGTGATGAGAAAATAGTTTTAGGCAATCGCAGATGTCCCTTTGCAGAACAGGTAGAAGGGCGCGAAGCTATGTGTGTGATGACATCGAATATATTTGGTGCGATCGCAGCGGATAATCTCGGTTATGCAAGAGTCGAGTTAAAAGACACAATCGCTAGAGGTGCAAAGGAATGCACAGTGATTATTCATCTCAAACCGAGTGAAGAAGTAGAGGATTTTGCTGGACAAGAATACTTTAAAGTTTAGTAGCAGCGTTAAGCTTATAACCCTGTGGCTGTAATATGTTCCGGCTGAAGTTGATTCCCTCAAAGATAGCGGAGTCTTTTCACTTTTACTCTGTTAGTGTTCCGTGCAACAGCAAAGATACTGCTGCTATACCTCAAGATCATGACACCTGATCAATTTTTAACCTTTGCCCAGGTTTTGCCAGAACCTATGCTGCTGATAACTAGCACAGGTGAAATTTTGGCAGTCAATCAAAGTGCAACTAAACTGTTTAGTAAAACTAGTAAAGCACTGATTGGTCAGTATTTGAGTGAGTTTGTCACTGATTCGCCAGAGAAGGTAACTGATTATCTTAAAGCTTGCGCCCAAAGTCGCCAAATGATTTTGGGTGCTTTTACTATTCACCAAGCCCAAGAAGAGGGGATTGCTTGTCGTAGTCAAGGGGGGGTAGTTCAACCGCGATCGCCTCAAAGCCCCGCAATCATTTTACTACGGTTAGAAAAGCGCAAGAAAAATGAATTTGTTGTGCTGAACCAAAAAATTCATGCACTGAGTAAGGAAATTCAACAGCGCCAACGCATTCAGGTTGAACTAGCACAATCGAATGAAACCTTAAAATACACTCTGATCAAACTGCAAAATGCTCTGGAGGCTGTGCAAACAGAAAAAATGTCTGGGTTAGGACAGTTAGTTGCGGGAATTGCCCATGAAATTAATAATCCTATTAGCTTTATTCATGGAAATCTTGCTTATGCCAGTGAATACTATGATGATTTACTCAAACTAATTCACCTCTATCAACAAGAGTATCCCCAGCCAACACCGAAGATTGAGCAAGCAATTGGCAACATAGAGCTTGATTTTCTGCAAGAAGATATCCAAAAATTACTCCAGTCTATGCAGATGGGTTCTCAGCGGATTGCTGAGATTGTCAAATCTTTGCGAAACTTTTCTCGATTAGACGAAGCAAAATTCAAGTTAGTTAAAATTCATGAGGGTTTAGAGGCGACATTGATGATTTTACAAAGTCGCCTCAAACCTAGCGCTGAGTACTCTGGCATTGAAGTGATTAAGGAATATGATGAATTGCCATTGATTTATTGTTCTCCTGGGCAACTCAATCAAGTATTTATGAATATTTTAAATAATGCGATTGATGCTTTAGAAGAAGCGGAAAGATTGCGATCGCTGGCAGCGTCACCAGAATTAAAGCAAAATTATCCTAGTCGCATCTGGATTTGTACTGAGAAACTCAACGATTGTTACATTGCCATTCGCATCAAGGATAACGGTAACGGTATACCCTCCCAGATTCATCATCAAATATTTAATCCTTTTTTTACTACTAAACCCGTCGGTCAAGGCACAGGATTAGGATTATCGATTAGTTACCAAATTATTGAGAGTCATAATGGTCGAATTAATATGATATCTGATCCATCCTGGGGAACTGAATTCAGCATTGAATTGCCGATTGTGGAAGAATCAGATCTAGAGTATTAAGCAACAACACAGACAGGTTATAAATTAACGCAGAATAGAGATATGGCTATAGTTCTTATAACCTATTGTTTGTTTTACCTGAAATCCCCGTGCGTAACCGTAACCTGGAAGAAACTCATTTAAACCGCGCCCGTGCTAGTCTCCGACAAGCGTTATCTTGGTATGGATATCTTCGCAAGTCAGGACAGTTATCATTTAACCCAGAATTGGCGGGTTTGGTAAAGCCGGAATTAGAGGTTTTGAATGCCACACTCAGTAAACTAGATTCTAATTTAATTAAAATAGCTGTCTTTGGTTTGGTGAGTCGGGGAAAATCGGCAGTGTTGAATGCTTTGCTGGGAGAGAAGATTTTGCAAACAGGGCCGTTAAATGGGGTGACTCAATGGCCGCGTTCTGTGAGATGGCAACCAGCAGGAGGCAAGATAATTGTAGAGTTAATTGATACTCCGGGGTTAGATGAAATTGCTGGGGAGTCACGGGCGCAAATGGCGCGAGATGTGGCGCGTCAGGCAGATTTGATTTTATTTGTTGTGTCTGGTGATATTACGCGGACTGAATATCAAGCATTGCTAGATTTACGTCAGGCGCAAAAACCGCTGATTTTGGTATTTAACAAAATCGACCTTTACCCAGATACAGATAGAGGCGCAATTTATCAAAATTTACAACAACTTGGTGCAGGACATCCCCAAGGTAAGCCTTTGTTACCCGATGAAATTGTGATGGTGGCGGCGGAACCTGCACCGCTGGAAGTGCGGGTGGAATGGCCGGATGGGCGTGTAAGTTATGAATGGGAAACGCCACCACCGCAAATTGAAGAACTTCAGGAAACTCTATTGAAGATTCT
This window of the Nostoc sp. HK-01 genome carries:
- the rpl12 gene encoding 50S ribosomal protein L12; its protein translation is MSVKTLEILEQLKSLTTNETTQLVKQIEATFNVDSSTPKLVRIGKRDEDEIQPQIQTEFDVLLVSVPAEKKITLLKVIRTLTGMGLKEAKDFVDSLPQVVQSGLDQEAAEALKQQLEETGAVVSLK
- a CDS encoding two-component sensor histidine kinase, coding for MTPDQFLTFAQVLPEPMLLITSTGEILAVNQSATKLFSKTSKALIGQYLSEFVTDSPEKVTDYLKACAQSRQMILGAFTIHQAQEEGIACRSQGGVVQPRSPQSPAIILLRLEKRKKNEFVVLNQKIHALSKEIQQRQRIQVELAQSNETLKYTLIKLQNALEAVQTEKMSGLGQLVAGIAHEINNPISFIHGNLAYASEYYDDLLKLIHLYQQEYPQPTPKIEQAIGNIELDFLQEDIQKLLQSMQMGSQRIAEIVKSLRNFSRLDEAKFKLVKIHEGLEATLMILQSRLKPSAEYSGIEVIKEYDELPLIYCSPGQLNQVFMNILNNAIDALEEAERLRSLAASPELKQNYPSRIWICTEKLNDCYIAIRIKDNGNGIPSQIHHQIFNPFFTTKPVGQGTGLGLSISYQIIESHNGRINMISDPSWGTEFSIELPIVEESDLEY